The genomic segment TGGTGCAGGAGAACCGGGTGCACAGCGGTTCGAGGAAGCCGAGTTCCATACCGCCTTTCGGGTCGATCACCCGCAACTCGACACGACCGGAGCGGATCGCCGGACCCATGCCGTTGACCAGCGACCACAACACCCCCGACTTCCCCGACCCGGTGCGGCCACCGAGCAGGACATGCCGACCCTGGATCGGGACACTCCACGTGTCGCCGTCTTCGAACACGCCCGCGGGGACCGCCTCCAGGTCCACACCATCGCCGACCACCCGCGGCGCCGAGGCCGGGGCAGCGAGCGTGTCGAACACACGCACCTGAAGCCGAACGAACCCCGGAAACGCTTGCGTGGCAGTGACTTCCGGGACGCCGATGTATTGGGCCAACGCGTCGAGGGTGTCCGGGTCGGTCCAGGTCTTCAAGTTCTGGCCACCACGGATCTGAATCTCCACATCCAAGCCGTGACCGGTGTAGACGGCATCGACGACGTGCGGGAACCCGTCGTCCACCGAGCCCAGGCCCAGCGATTTCCACATGACCCATTCCTGCGCCTGGTCGTAGAAGCACAACACCGCCGGACGCAGCGCGGCCGGGGCATCGGCGAGGATGTCGGCCACGGTCGGGGCAGCGGCGGTGGGTGTGCGGGACCAGCGCAGCATCCGGGCACCCAGCACCAATGCCGCACCACCGGAAATCAGCATCGGGGCCAGCTCTGCCGCGGGAATCATCGGGCACCGTCCCCGGTCGGGCGGGACAGTTCACAGAACAAGCGGCACCCCGACGAATCCGCCGGCGGCAACGGCGGTTCACCGCAGAACATCCAGCAGCCAGGACCGGTCACCGGGGACACCGGCGCCACGGACGAGGCGGGTACAGGCGGAGCGATCGGCGAGGACGACGTCCCCACAGCAGACGGGACCGGAGTCGACTGCGGATGCGGGACAGTAGGAGTGACATGGTGGGACACCAGCGCCAGGCCGACACCAGCAGCAATCACCACCACCCCGATACCGGTCGCGATATTCGGCAGGGCGCCGGGACCGGAGGAAAAACGCACAGGCTCAGACATCACCCCTCCTCGGGGTGCACAGAAATGGATCGAAACGAGTTGGGGAACTTCGCGATCGAGCAACCGCGACGAGTCACACGCCGGGAGGCCGAGCCGTCAGCGGCAACACGGGCCGTACCACCGGCACCGGGCGACGACGCACCGCAGCAGCAACGGGAACAGGCGCCGGAGCGGGTGCCGGGGCGACGAGTTCGGGTTCCGGGATCGGTTCCGGCGCAGTCTCAGTCATCGGATTCGGCACGGGGTCCGGTTGCGTATTTCGGGCGGTGGTGCGCAGCAGCAACGCCAAACCATGAGTGTCGACCAGCAGGCCGACCGGTGCGATAGCCGCGACCACCGCGCACGCCCACGCCGGGAGTTCGTGGCCGTTGGCGATCGCATGGAGGCTGTTACCGGCCACCGACACCACCGCGCCGACCACCAACACCCCCGTGAACCAACGACGTTCCTGCGACTTCGACAGCACGAGCACCGCCGCCGTGGCCTGGACGATCGTGCCGTCGATGATCAACGGCAACAGCCACGCATCCGACGCCGGGACGTGCGCAAGTTTCGCGAGATCCCGCAGAGTCGAGAACGACAGACGGAATGCGGCGGCGCCGACACCGATGATCACCAGGACCGCGAATATCCGCGCCCACCGCATCGCCCTCTGATTCACGACGATCACGCCACCTTCGGCGACTGCTCGGACACGTCTGCGGACATCTCCGCGGCCAGGTGCTCCACCGAGTCGTGCAGCATCAAAATCCGGGACAGCGACTCCGCCAGAACACGCGCATCCTCGATCTTCAGGCCCATCGAGGCATCACCACCGGCAAACTTCACCAGCACATATGCAGCGATCTGCGCCCCGTAATCGGTGCCGTGCGCAGGCGTGTACTGCGCCTCCACACCGTCGTACTCATGCACATGCAGCGACATCCACGACACGACGATCACGCAGCCTTCCCGGCCGCCGGCCGCTTCGCACCCGAGGTGTCGCCCTTGATCCCGGTCGCCCGGTACTGGAAACCCAGGTACTTGAACTCGCCCTGCCCCATCACCTTCGGCTCGGCGGTCAACCCCTCCAACTCGATCATCCGCATCCCGGTCCCCGGCACGATCTCCGGAGTCGCCGGAACCGGCTGCACCTGCGCGACGAACACGATCTCGAACGACGCCCGCTTCGCCTTGTCCTGATGCGGATCGGTCACCGTCATCTTCCACAACGGCAACCCCGTCCCCTCCCCCGTCTTCGGATCGATGTCGAACATCTGCTCCGCCATCGCACCCGGCGTCGGGTTGTACTTCGTCATCGCCGAGATCTCCCCCACCCCCACCAGGCCCTGCGGGAACGCCTCACCGAACGCGATCGGGAACTGATAGCCCTTCTTGATCGCCATGTCTTCTACCTCCATCGACTCGAGCGCCGGACCACCCGACAGGACTAGACTACGATAGTTTACTAGTCTTGTCTAGGTGATACATAGAAGACTGCTAGCAACTATGTAACCTAGTCCGTGGTACGGTCTGGTCATGGCAGACCGGCCACCCAGCGTCGACCCGAGGCCCGTGTATCTGCGGATCGCCGACTCGCTTCGCCACGCTTACGAACCGGGGAAGCAGCTGCCGTCGGTGCCGGCATTGGCCGCGACCTGGGGAGTGGCCAGGGAGACGATCCGTTCCGCCGTCGAAGTGCTGCGCTCGGAAGGTCTCGTCGTGTCCTGGCGAGGCAAAGGAACCTTCTACCAAGCCCGTTCCGAAGACGATTCCGCCGACGATCCGATAGCGCGGCAACTGGCCGCCATACTCACGCGCCTCAGCAGCATCGAGAATCGGCTTGCCACAGTCGAACAACGCGTCGAGCGCTGCACACTCGACACCGCATGAACCAGGACCCGACGTAACCACTGTCGTGGCACCCCCTGTAGGTACCAGGGGTCGAAGTCGGTTACCGGAGCCGCATCGGCAAGGCGCAGACGGCATGAACCCCGATGCCCCGAGGACGGCTCGGTGATGGCATCGGGGTTCCGCTGTTCTCGTACCGCCGGGGAGGCCGGGGCGAGACGTTCTAGAAGGGAGCGGCGATCACGGCCGTATCGGTGGTGGTGAGTCCGTGCTCGCACGCATCGTTCACGCAGACGCGGACACCACTACGTTCGAGGATCGCCAGAATGCTCGTGTTCTGCTGCTGCGCCAGCTCCGTGACGGTGGCCTGTAGAGCCATGGCGGCCATGTGGACTACGGCGGCAGGTTCTTCCCGCAGGAGTGCCCAGCCGTCCTCGTAGGGGTGTTCGGCCAGTTGCAGCAGCAGTGCGGCGGCGCGGCGGTGGAGGTAGGACATGTGATTGTCGTGCAGGACAGCGACAGTGGTGGAGGTGGTCATCGGCGCCTACCGGTCGATTGCCGGCGGGGCGGCTGCGGCGAAGCAGGTGTAGCTGTGGTGTTTGATCTGGCCGTGCCCGCAGCCGTCGCACCAATGAAGTTCCAGCGACAACCAGGTGGTGAACCACTGCGGGATTCCGGCGCGAACATTCTCCGGAAGTTCGTACCAGGCCATCCCCCAGGCGCGCCGGCAGATCTGGCAGTCGTACCCGTTGTCGGTCTCGATGGCGTCCAGGACGCTGCGGTGCTGCCCGTCGACGCTGACGATCTCGAACGTCCGCGAGGCGATGACTTTCTCATCGACATCGGTGTGCAGGGGTCTGAGAGTAGCGGCAGTGGGACGAGCGACGATCGTGGCGTGCCCGGTCTCGCAGAGGTGGATTTCGACGGTGGTCCACCACGGGAAGACCGGTTCGGTGAGCGTGTAGACGGTGACGGTGTGGAAGTCCTCCTCGCGGTCGCCGGCGCATTCGGGGGTGCTACACGGCCGGTAGGTGTCGGCGGCAGCACCGTACAGCGGCATCGGTGAGCTCTCGCCCGCGACGGTGAAGCCGAAGAACATCCGGACCGCTGCGGGTTCGGTAGTGGGGGTGGGGCTGGTCATACGCGGGCGAGTCCTTCCAGGGTCGCGAGCAGTTCCGCGGTGCCCAACGTGAGCATCGGGGCGGTAGGTTCGTGCGGTCCGGGTACAGGGATGCCTCGCCGGGCGGCGCGCTCGTGCAGGCTCGAGGTCTGGGGTACGACTTTGCCTGCGAGAGTGAGGATTTGGAGGGCGGCGCGTTTGACGACGCACGTGTACGTGGTGCACGCGCGGTGTTCACGCCAGAGCCGGTGTGCCTGATCAACATCGGTGTGCGCGCAGATCACGAGCGCGGCAGTAGGTAGAGCGGTCAACAGATTTCCCCTGAAGCGATGAATCGTGCGTGGATCACCCTGGCGGTACCCGGCTGGGTGAAGGGCGGCACCATAGGGCCGGGTACCACCAAGGCTTCGATCCCCTGCCGTACAGGAAACGGATTGCACGGCAAGGGCTTCCGGTGAGAGAGCGGTTTCCGGGGCGGACCGGGTCTGCGTCCGGTTCGCGTGGCCGGGTCCGGAAAACCACGCCCTCCTCCGGGTTCCCGGTCCGCACTGGTGTGCAGTGAGGGAGCGGACCGGGAAGTGTGAAAGTCAGTCGAGATGTCTTGTGTCGTTGTGGCGCAAGAGGTTCCATCGCTTGTAGCCGTCGCGAGGATCGGTGTGCCGGAGCGGTGCATACTGCCAGATGGTGACACCGGTGTAGTCCACGCTGAACGTGATGTCCGCGCGCGCCCAGGGCAAGAGGGAGAGGAAGTTCATCGACGCGGCGATGGCAGTCTCCCGGTGGGCGACCACGGCGACGGTTTCACCGGGGTACCGCCGCACGAGGTCGGCCAGGTCATGGCCGGTCCGGCGCTGATAGGTCGTCCACGGTTCAGCACCCGGCGCTATGGGCTTGTCCGGGCGCAAGGCAGGCGCATCACCGAATCCGGCGATGATCTCCGGCCACGGCCGGCCTTCGCCCTTGCCGTAGTTCGGCGCCGACAGCGAAGGAAATACCGGCTGGTCGAGGGCGGCAGCGACGATTTCGCCGGTCTGCCTCGCGCGGGTGGCGGTACTGCTGTACACGGCAGCGATCCGGTAATCCTGTTGATTGGCAAACCATTTCACGAGCCTGTCGGCTTGTTCGCGGCCTCGGTCGGTCAGCCCACGGCAAGCACGAGCGCCGGCGGCAATGTCGTCGACGTTGGCGTGCGCTTCGCCGTGGCGTACGAGTATCAAGCGAGTGGGGGCCTGGTCGTCGGTCACTATCCGTTCTCCTCGAGTGTGAAAGGGTGGTAGCCCCCGCCCCGAGCACTGTCGAACATCGGGGGCTACCCTTCCTCCCGGTCCAGCGGCCCTGAATCCTTACGCCGACCGGGAAGACTTCGAAGTGCAGGCTTCGGCACGGCACCGCGGGCAACGCTCCGGGGTTTCCTCCGGGTGTGCGTGCCCCAGCGCGCGGAGGTTCAGCCAGCAATACCGCCACAACTCGCACGTGTCATAGGTGCAGCGAGCGTGCAGCGAGTCGTTCATGACCGCATGCTGCTCGGCGACGGTCATCACGTTGCCCACTGGAGCGCGGTGAAACTTGCTGTCGTTCATAGTGTTTCCCGCCGTCAATAGCCGAAGTGCGGGACTGTGGCGGGCACGAGCTTCCCGGCGGACACCAGATACCGGTGCGCCTGCGCCTTGGCGGCGCACACCTCGATCGAGCACTCGAGATGCGATTGCATCACCTGATGAGCCGAACCATCGGTCATCTGATCGTCGGGTATCGCCGCGTGACTGGACGGTGGAAGGCCGAACATAACGTCTCCGGGAGAGTGAGGCGGTGCCGAATCCGAATATTCATCGACTAGGTTACCTAGATAACATGGATTAGGCCGTTGAATGGGCGGTAACTGGCTGACTACTGGGTTACTGAGATTGTCTAGAACATATGAGTAAACTAGATTTCATGACAGACCGACTGATGGACCCCGACGACCCGCGGCCCGTCTACCTGCGCATCGCCGACGAGTTGCGCCACGCGTACGAGCCGGGCGCACAGCTGCCATCCGTGCCGAAAGTGGCCGAACAATGGGGAGTCGCCAGGGAAACCGTGCGCTCCGCCATAGACGTGCTCCGCAACGAGGGTCTGATCGTCTCCTGGCAGGGCCGCGGCACCTTCTATCGTGCCCGCCCCGCAGATGACACCAGCGAATCCGGCATCCCGACCAACCCCGTCGTGCTCCAGCAGCTCGACGCAATCATGAACCGGCTCGATACTTTCGAGGCCCGCCTCACCGCGATCGAGTCCGCTCGACATCGCTGACTCGGCCCTCGAGCGCATCCAATCGAGCACACAAGATGTCCAGCCGATCCATGACACTCGCGTCATCCCGCTCGCGCCCAGCAGCAGGCCCGGACGACTCCCCAGTCCCCCGCTCCACCCGGTCCTCCCCCGCCGGAGCCGTCCCAGACCGTGCATCCTTCAACGCCATCAAGTTCTCCTCCGTTTTGTTTACCCCCCATAAACTCGCTGGATGAATCGCTGGCCATCTGGTTTAGGGGGGATAAATCGAAGGTACGCCTTGCATCCAGTCCAGTCAAGGGCCTCTAAACTCAGTTGCGTGTCGACTGCTGATGACTTCGACGAGGTCCGGAACGACCCGGACCCGATCCGTCGTGGCCGACGTGCCGCTGAGCTGATGACCGTGTATCAGCAGCGCGCGACCGAGCTTGCCAGGCTACGGAAGGCGGCGATCGAGGAAGCCCATCATCGCGGCCTCAGCTACACCGAGATCGCCGATCAGCTTGGGATCACAAAAGGGCGGATCAGCCAGATCCGGGCGACTGCACCGCAGCCCGAGCGCGCCTTCTTCGGGGTCGGGCCTGTCAATGTCGGCATCCCGAGGCGATTCGGGCTGGAAGAGGGCCGAAAACGACCTTTCTTCGACGCGAACGACCAGGCAACCCAACAGGCCGTGGAATCAACACTGTCGCGACTCTCATTGGCCTACAACAGCTTTGCCATCGACCCCGACCGATCCGTCCCGCCGGCAGGCGACTGCGTCATCATCTGCGGACCGAAGTCGGCGCCGATCGCGCAGCAGCTTCTCGAACATGATCCGATTCTCGGATTCGAGCGGGACGAGGAAGCTTGGTGGATCACGGACGCCCGGACCGGGCAGCGGCACCGCTCACCGTACCGGCGCGACAGCAGCGACCGCACTGACATCGGGTATTTTGCTCGTCACCGTGACACGGATCGCATCCTCGTTCATATCGCCGGCATCACCTCCATAGGCTCGCTCGGTGTCGCGCACTGGCTCGATGGACACCTCACTGCCGTGTTCGATCCAGCCGCCGAACTGATCAACGGAGTGGTCGAATGCGATTTCGATGCAGACTTCTCCGTGACAGACAGCCGTCTCATCGTCGGCCCCTACATCGAGGCACTATGAACGTCGTCACCGCTCAGCTCCAGGAAAGCTCCGCCGAGGACCGGATCTCCATTACCACGAGTGGCGTAGTCATTCTGGACGGTGCTACCGCCCACGACCCCATGATGCCCACCTCGGGCAGGTACGTCGATCTGCTCTGTGATCAACTCCGCCAACGCCTAAACTCTCCCGACGGACTCCAAGCCATCCTCTCCAGTGCCATCGAGTCGACCGCCGATGCGCTCCAGATCCGCCCAGGAACAGCACCATCGAGCACTGTGGCAATCGTCCGGCTCCGTCACGATGCCATCGAGACTCTCTTGCTCGGCGACTCGCCCATCGTCATCGGATGGACCGATGGGAGTCAGAGCATCCTCACCGACAATCGTCTTGCAGCACTCGACCTACCCGAATCGCGTGAGTACCGGGCGAGGCTGGCGGCCGGCAGCGGATACGACCGGCGCCACCACGACCTACTCACGGCGCTCCAATCGAGGCAGCGACAGTGGCGAAACCGTGAGGACGGTTACTGGATTGCCGAAGCAGACCCGACCGCCGCGGAACACGCCATCGTCAGGCGCGACCCGGCAAGCTCCGTGAGCTGGGTAGTCATGGCGACCGATGGGGCGGCGAATATGCTTGCACCGCTGGGCTTTTCGTGGGAGCAGCTAGCGCGGCTGGACACGTCAGCGCTGAACGACTTTCTCTCCGACTGCCACGAATGGGAAGCGCACCACGATCCGGATGGGCAACTCCAGCCGCGCTCCAAGCGGCACGACGACAAGACCGTAGCGATCATCCGCCCATCACCGGCACGCAGTCGTCAGACGCCGCAGCGGTTCGCGTGATCATTCGCCCGGACTACATCCGAGTACGCTGCTGACCAGGCACCCATCCGAACGGACTTGCCTCCTGCCGGACTTCGACACCCGATGCACTACGGTCGGTTAGCCGAATTGTTTTCCGCTGCAACAATTTTTGGAAGCTCCCCGAGATCGTTGATCTTCCAATCGGACAGGTCCGTAACCTCTTGCCTGTCCCGGAGTATCCATCCCCACGGCCCACGCTGGAGATACGCAGTCCGCATTCCGGCTTTCTTCGCCGGAGCAACATCGTTGTCGATCCGGTCACCGACATAGACGATCTGGTCAGCAGGCGCCGGCGCGGCCTCCACGACCCTCGCGAAGAACTCCGCGGACGGCTTCTCCACACCCCAATCGTCAGAGGTCGCGATGAAGTCAGTAGGCAGGTCCAGGCTGCGCAGGATCCGGCCGGATCGCACTGTCTGGTTGCCGACGATGCCGACCCAAATGCCTTGTCGCTGTAGCTCTGACAGCGCAGGGCGTACGTCGGGGTACAGGTCATCCTCACCGTAGGACTCCGGGTGGCCGGCATCTGCCCGAGCCCGCCTCGCCTCGGCCAGGTCGAACCCCGGCCTGAATACCTGGAAGGTATCGAGGTAGCTTCCTCCGGTCGCAATGATGGCACCGAAGACCGCCGCGAACGTATGACGCGGCACACCGAGCCAGTCCGCCCACGTCCCGTACTCACGCGTCTCATCAACCAGCGTCTCGCCGACGTCGAACACAACGGCCGAAATCATGCGGCCACGGTACCTGGCACACTCGGCATCACGCCCGGTGGCTACGCCACCATTTGAAAGGGGTTGTTACATGGCGCGAGTCGACTACTACGAAGACCCGGACGCCCCAGCGGCCAACAGCCTTACAGTGGCCGTCAGCGCGTTCGTCCTCGACTACAACGGCCGGCTGCTGATGATCCGCCGCACCGACAACGACCTGTACTCCATGCCCGGCGGCGGCATGGAGATCGGCGAGACGGTCAGCGAAGCGGTCACGCGGGAAGTCCACGAAGAAACCGGAATCTCAGTGCAGCCCACAGCGATTCTGGGCATCTTCGCCAACCCGAAGCACGTAATCGCCTACGACGATGGCGAAGTGCGCCAGGAATTCTCGATCTGCTTCACCGCTCACCCCATCGCAGGACAGCCACGAACCAGCTCCGAATCCAAAGAGGTGCTGTGGGTCGAGCCCGCCGACCTGCCGGCGCTCAACATCCACCCGTCGATCATGACCCGCATACGGTCCGGCCTCGAGAAAAGGCCTGAGCCCTACTTCACCTGATGGCGAAGCCGCCCTTCGTTCCGGCAGACCGCTGAAGCGCCGTCACCGTAGCGGCCAGCAGCAGTGCGACTGGTAAACAGACTGTCCACGAGGGATGTCCACGAGAGCGACTGCCGAATTTCGCTGTATAGGTTCAAGAGGCGGCGCTTCGCGCCGCCCAGCGGCGCCGCCACGCGGCGCCGCGCAGCCGCCCGGCCTCCGCTCGCTCCGGCCAGCGGGCCCGTCGGGCGCGTCGGCGCCGCTTTGGCGACCGGGGTATCACCGCTGGCTCGCCCTGATGCCTGATTCTTGCAACGACCAAGCAGTGTGGGCGCTTCCAGAGCCGTACCCGGCTGGCTCTTCCGCGGCCTCGAATGCGACCACCGGCACCAGTTCTCGGCCTGGCCGTGGTCCGGCCGTAGGAAGGTGCGGACGCCGAGACCGGTCGTTCGTTGCAGTACTTTGACTCTTCGTGAACAAGATCCAGCTTGAGATCCGCGTCAACGAGATCGTTAATGATGTCATCGCGGGCGGCAAGATCGAGGATGACTGGACAGAGGCCAAGGGGGCTTGGCCTGAACCCAAGAACGCCTGCCAAATAGCCGGAATGGCTAACGCGGCCAGGGGAAACTCAATCCTTTGGATTGTGGGCTTGAGCGAAAACCGACACCAAGTAATCGAACTCACCGGCGACGTCGATCCGAACACCTGGTGGATGCAGATGCGCGCAGAGTTCGCGCACGACGTCGCCCCGAATCTCACTGTACTGCGGGTCACCACTGACCACGGCCCAGTCTTCGCGCTCCAGTTCGAAACCGAACAGGCGCCCTACCTGGTGAAGGTTCCAAAGACCGGTTGGACGACATCCGCTCTTCCGTGGCGTGATGGCACGGGCCTTCGTACTGCGACTCGGGCCGAGTTGTTGTCGATCCTTGCCCCGTCTGCCGCGGTCCCAGGGCTCGACCTGATTCAGGCCAACGCAACGCTCTATGAGACCCGCGAAGCGGCTCCAAAACTCCCGATGGCCGTACTCACTGTCGATGGCAAGATCCTCATAGATACGGTTCCTGGTCAGCACATCCTTTTCCCGAAGCACCGACACAACATTGCGGTCGTGGCACCGACAGGCGAGCAGTTCGAGATGACCGACGGCCACATTACTTTCAGCACAACAGCTGATGACCGGCAACCGCTACCGGGTACGCTAGCTTTCACTAAACGTCGGTTGAAGGCGATTAGCCCTTACGGGGCATCGGAGCAACCAGCCGGCCTGGTAGTGCTGGCCCCTGATGTCGTGAGCTGGAAGGCCAGACTGGGGATATCGTCCGCTAGCGCTATCCCGCTCCGCGAGGCTAGTTGGGTTGATGTAACCCTGACTCTTCCGATCAGTTCAACACAGCAGGCAGCGGTTCTTCGATTCCGATTGACCAAAGACACTAAAACCGATGCGAAGCCCAAAGAAAACTTGGACCACCTTAATTCATGGGTCTTGCGCACGATGCCAAAAAACAGTTCATCAATCAGTTGAAGAACCGATCACCTGGAAGCGGACTGTACTGCGCGAAGGAATTACGCAACAAAATCTGAGGCGAGGACAGCCTGGCAGCTTGTCGACGAGGCTCGTGTGACTGCGTAATCCCCGCCTCCTCATGGCCCCGATTATCTGGCCTCGCTCTGCGCGTCAAGGGAAAGGCACCCTTGACACGACCTCCCTCCCGCTCGGGATGGGCAGTAGGAGGAGGCCGGGGAAAGGAAGTCACCTGGACGAGACCGCTCAGTGGCCGAGCATTTGTCACCTAGCCACCCTCAGAGTCCGCAGCTAGTCCGCAGAGCTGTACGACGGAGGCGATGCCGACCAATGAGCCAATCTAGATAATTCGCAGATCGGCACCGGTATCCCGTTCAGCTTCAACGTCCGCCAACGACCGCAAGCATCGAGAGCGACAATCTTCCGTCCACGGCAAGTAGAAGGAAACGAGGTGACGAGAATTTGCACGCTCCTATTAGTACAGGAGTCAAGATTCACCATCGCCAAAGAGAGTCGGGGGTGCAAGTGGTGGATCTTCCGGCTCAAGTATTTTCAACCCGGGAAAATCCCCATCACATTTTAGTATACCACGATCCCGAGTATAGAGCCTCGTGCAATGCCATTCGATTGCCGTTGCAAGTACGGTGGCATCAGGTCCCTTAAGCTGATTCTGCACTGCAAGAAAGGCGGCTTTGCGCGCTAGCCGTTCAGAGAGTTCTGCTACCAGGAACTTGCTCGCATCGATCCACTTGTTAGCAGCTTTGACGCGCGCCTCGCGAATTTCAGGCAGGAGATGGTTTCCTCGAATATCACCAGTGCCCGCAATTTCTGTTAGAGTAATCGCCGGTAAGAGGATCTGATAATCAGTGCTGTGCCTATCGAGAACATACTTGGATCTTTCCGCACGAATGGGATCGATACCCGTTAAGAGATCAACCACCACGCACGTGT from the Nocardia sp. BMG111209 genome contains:
- a CDS encoding PIN domain-containing protein; translated protein: MTRALPRVVVDTCVVVDLLTGIDPIRAERSKYVLDRHSTDYQILLPAITLTEIAGTGDIRGNHLLPEIREARVKAANKWIDASKFLVAELSERLARKAAFLAVQNQLKGPDATVLATAIEWHCTRLYTRDRGILKCDGDFPGLKILEPEDPPLAPPTLFGDGES
- a CDS encoding histidine phosphatase family protein, translating into MTDDQAPTRLILVRHGEAHANVDDIAAGARACRGLTDRGREQADRLVKWFANQQDYRIAAVYSSTATRARQTGEIVAAALDQPVFPSLSAPNYGKGEGRPWPEIIAGFGDAPALRPDKPIAPGAEPWTTYQRRTGHDLADLVRRYPGETVAVVAHRETAIAASMNFLSLLPWARADITFSVDYTGVTIWQYAPLRHTDPRDGYKRWNLLRHNDTRHLD
- a CDS encoding GntR family transcriptional regulator encodes the protein MTDRLMDPDDPRPVYLRIADELRHAYEPGAQLPSVPKVAEQWGVARETVRSAIDVLRNEGLIVSWQGRGTFYRARPADDTSESGIPTNPVVLQQLDAIMNRLDTFEARLTAIESARHR
- a CDS encoding NUDIX hydrolase, which produces MARVDYYEDPDAPAANSLTVAVSAFVLDYNGRLLMIRRTDNDLYSMPGGGMEIGETVSEAVTREVHEETGISVQPTAILGIFANPKHVIAYDDGEVRQEFSICFTAHPIAGQPRTSSESKEVLWVEPADLPALNIHPSIMTRIRSGLEKRPEPYFT
- a CDS encoding sigma factor-like helix-turn-helix DNA-binding protein yields the protein MSTADDFDEVRNDPDPIRRGRRAAELMTVYQQRATELARLRKAAIEEAHHRGLSYTEIADQLGITKGRISQIRATAPQPERAFFGVGPVNVGIPRRFGLEEGRKRPFFDANDQATQQAVESTLSRLSLAYNSFAIDPDRSVPPAGDCVIICGPKSAPIAQQLLEHDPILGFERDEEAWWITDARTGQRHRSPYRRDSSDRTDIGYFARHRDTDRILVHIAGITSIGSLGVAHWLDGHLTAVFDPAAELINGVVECDFDADFSVTDSRLIVGPYIEAL
- a CDS encoding FtsK/SpoIIIE domain-containing protein codes for the protein MIPAAELAPMLISGGAALVLGARMLRWSRTPTAAAPTVADILADAPAALRPAVLCFYDQAQEWVMWKSLGLGSVDDGFPHVVDAVYTGHGLDVEIQIRGGQNLKTWTDPDTLDALAQYIGVPEVTATQAFPGFVRLQVRVFDTLAAPASAPRVVGDGVDLEAVPAGVFEDGDTWSVPIQGRHVLLGGRTGSGKSGVLWSLVNGMGPAIRSGRVELRVIDPKGGMELGFLEPLCTRFSCTTPEEMVGQLEETVADMQEAAQRYRGDKVRKPVPTPDNPLVVTIIDEAATLSAFTEPEMQRRFQRAHGLLLSQGRAPLFSVIETVIDPSKENVPQRQLLPYRIGLAMDEPTQVAMIHGQGARDRGSHCDRIPHSTPGVCFVQEDGTAGFRRARAFLVTDDDVDRIVAAYKPVPRPVNLADFENGSAA
- a CDS encoding protein phosphatase 2C domain-containing protein, with amino-acid sequence MNVVTAQLQESSAEDRISITTSGVVILDGATAHDPMMPTSGRYVDLLCDQLRQRLNSPDGLQAILSSAIESTADALQIRPGTAPSSTVAIVRLRHDAIETLLLGDSPIVIGWTDGSQSILTDNRLAALDLPESREYRARLAAGSGYDRRHHDLLTALQSRQRQWRNREDGYWIAEADPTAAEHAIVRRDPASSVSWVVMATDGAANMLAPLGFSWEQLARLDTSALNDFLSDCHEWEAHHDPDGQLQPRSKRHDDKTVAIIRPSPARSRQTPQRFA
- a CDS encoding DUF2637 domain-containing protein, which translates into the protein MNQRAMRWARIFAVLVIIGVGAAAFRLSFSTLRDLAKLAHVPASDAWLLPLIIDGTIVQATAAVLVLSKSQERRWFTGVLVVGAVVSVAGNSLHAIANGHELPAWACAVVAAIAPVGLLVDTHGLALLLRTTARNTQPDPVPNPMTETAPEPIPEPELVAPAPAPAPVPVAAAVRRRPVPVVRPVLPLTARPPGV
- a CDS encoding winged helix-turn-helix domain-containing protein, which produces MADRPPSVDPRPVYLRIADSLRHAYEPGKQLPSVPALAATWGVARETIRSAVEVLRSEGLVVSWRGKGTFYQARSEDDSADDPIARQLAAILTRLSSIENRLATVEQRVERCTLDTA
- a CDS encoding HAD family hydrolase gives rise to the protein MISAVVFDVGETLVDETREYGTWADWLGVPRHTFAAVFGAIIATGGSYLDTFQVFRPGFDLAEARRARADAGHPESYGEDDLYPDVRPALSELQRQGIWVGIVGNQTVRSGRILRSLDLPTDFIATSDDWGVEKPSAEFFARVVEAAPAPADQIVYVGDRIDNDVAPAKKAGMRTAYLQRGPWGWILRDRQEVTDLSDWKINDLGELPKIVAAENNSANRP